One window of the Xiphias gladius isolate SHS-SW01 ecotype Sanya breed wild chromosome 11, ASM1685928v1, whole genome shotgun sequence genome contains the following:
- the morn4 gene encoding MORN repeat-containing protein 4, whose product MTLTRGSFTYASGEEYHGEWKEGQRHGVGQLKFQDGTCYTGQFESGLFHGSGVLLFTDGSRYEGEFAHGKFQGTGVFSRYDGMRFEGEFKDGRVEGYGLLTFPDGAHGVPRNEGLFQNHKLQRREKCPGVVQRAQASASNARSLAL is encoded by the exons ATGACTCTGACCAGAGGATCTTTCACCTATGCTAGTGGGGAGGAGTACCACGGCGAGTGGAAAGAAG GTCAGAGGCACGGTGTTGGTCAGCTCAAATTTCAGGATGGAACCTGCTACACTGGCCAGTTTGAAAGTGGACTGTTCCACGGCTCTGGTGTACTGCTCTTTACAGACGGATCCAG GTACGAAGGAGAATTTGCACATGGCAAGTTTCAAGGTACAGGAGTCTTTAGTCGATACGATGGCATGAGGTTTGAAGGAGAATTCAAAGATGGACGTGTTGAGGGATATG GGCTACTGACTTTCCCAGATGGAGCTCATGGTGTCCCGCGAAACGAGGGCTTGTTTCAAAACCACAagctgcagaggagagaaaagtgtCCAGGAGTGGTGCAGCGTGCACAGGCTTCAGCCTCCAACGCTCGCAGTCTGGCACTTTGA